Proteins found in one Populus alba chromosome 14, ASM523922v2, whole genome shotgun sequence genomic segment:
- the LOC118041065 gene encoding histone-lysine N-methyltransferase EZA1 isoform X1, which produces MVSKSSDSASKFRVSFLTIFISLISKSDGEPPNNGIGNLTYKMNQLKKQIQAERVVSIKDKVERNRTKLVADVSQLRLASSRTFMGQNGVSKMISLRIGAPLCKYGGFAQGSADRDLINGHEVAVSTSTKLPFVEKIPPYTTWIFLDKNQRMAEDQSVVGRRRIYYDRHGSEALICSDSEEDIEPEEEKHEFSEDEDRFLWMVFQELGLAEEVLNIVSQFIGVGTSEIQERCRMLVEKYSNDQNVKDSIDSVSERGISLEKSLSAALDSFDNLFCRRCLLFDCRLHGCSQTLINPSEKLSCWSEYEDDRKPCSDQCSLQIRGNRNRRGQLSVLRVLKDLPEGSVNSPLHRTETATSAEEKKTAAASDAEEPGSVDLMIDERCISEKEITVISEAVGNLEPASGALNLDISAMVIHNQEYMRKRKVSQCTDIASDDSSKFPDDMQDFSKKQKRLLHLDVAAEDISSPDCGSTAKKATDQIEFQMTTKKTTNVSFEIASPGTEESIGDGSNDVFEVPEPKRSSSVERQVEGVLKKSEWKPIEKELYLKGVEIFGKNSCLIARNLLSGLKTCIEVSSYMRESGAMTPHRSVAPRSFLEDSGKIDIDYAEQDMPTRSRLLRRRGRARKLKYSWKSAGHPSFWKRIADCKNQSCKQYTPCGCQSMCGKQCPCLHNGTCCEKYCGCSKSCKNRFRGCHCAKSQCRSRQCPCFAAGRECDPDICRNCWVSCGDGSLGEPPKRGDGQCGNMRLLLRQQQRILLAKSDVAGWGAFLKKPVNKNDYLGEYTGELISHREADKRGKIYDRANSSFLFDLNDQFVLDAYRKGDKLKFANHSSNPNCYAKVMLVVGDHRVGIFANERIEASEELFYDYRYGPDQTPAWARKPEGSKRDDSTVSQGRAKKHQSH; this is translated from the exons ATGGTGTCAAAATCAAGCGACTCTGCCTCTAAATTCAGAGTCAGTTTCCTCACTATATTCATTTCTCTGATATCT AAATCAGATGGAGAACCGCCAAATAACGGTATTGGAAACCTGACATACAAGATGAATcagcttaaaaaacaaattcaagcggAAAGGGTTGTTTCGATAAAG GATAAAGTTGAGAGAAACAGAACGAAACTTGTAGCTGATGTTTCTCAGCTAAGATTAGCATCTTCAAGAACGTTTATGGGGCAGAATGGAGTTTCTAAAATGATTTCTTTGAGGATCGGAGCTCCTCTTTGTAAGTATGGTGGATTCGCTCAAGGATCGGCTGATAGAGATCTTATCAATGGTCATGAAGTAGCAGTCTCAACAAGTACCAAGCTTCCGTTTGTAGAGAAGATACCTCCGTATACTACCTGGATATTTTTGGACAA GAATCAGAGGATGGCTGAAGACCAGTCAGTGGTTGGCAGGAGACGCATATACTATGATCGACATGGCAGTGAAGCTCTGATTTGTAGTGACAGCGAAGAAGACATAGAACCAGAGGAAGAGAAACATGAATTTTCTGAGGACGAAGATCGCTTTTTGTG GATGGTCTTTCAGGAACTTGGACTAGCTGAGGAGGTGCTGAATATTGTTAGCCAGTTTATTGGAGTTGGCACTTCAGAAATCCAG GAGCGTTGTAGGATGCTCGTGGAAAAATATAGCAATGACCAAAATGTCAAAGATTCTATTGATTCAGTATCTGAGAGGGGCATATCTCTGGAAAAGAGCCTTAGTGCTGCTTTAGATTCTTTTGATAACCTATTCTGTCGCCGTTGCTTG CTATTTGACTGCCGCCTCCATGGCTGTTCCCAAACTTTGATCAATCCT AGTGAAAAGCTGTCATGCTGGTCTGAATATGAAGATGACAGGAAACCTTGCAGTGATCAATGTAGCCttcag ATAAGAGGGAATAGGAATAGGAGAGGTCAACTTTCTGTG CTAAGAGTTCTCAAAGACTTGCCTGAAGGTTCTGTTAATAGTCCCTTGCATAGGACAGAAACTGCAACTTCAGCTGAGGAAAAAAAGACTGCAGCAGCCTCAGATGCTGAAGAGCCAGGCAGTGTAGACCTCATGATAGATGAAAGATGTATTTCAGAGAAAGAAATAACTGTTATTTCAGAAGCTGTTGGTAACTTGGAACCTGCTTCTGGAGCTCTGAATTTGGATATTTCTGCTATGGTGATACATAACCAAGAATACATGCGAAAGCGCAAAGTGTCACAGTGTACAGATATAGCATCAGATGACTCGTCAAAGTTTCCTGATGATATGCAGGATTTTAGTAAGAAACAGAAAAGATTATTGCATTTGGATGTCGCTGCTGAAGATATATCAAGTCCTGATTGCGGATCAACTGCTAAAAAAGCAACTGATCAAATTGAATTTCAGATGACCACAAAAAAGACTACCAATGTTTCCTTCGAAATTGCTTCTCCTGGCACTGAGGAGAGCATTGGGGATGGATCAAACGATGTCTTTGAAGTGCCCGAACCAAAACGGTCATCCTCGGTAGAAAGACAAGTGGAGGGGGTTTTAAAAAAGTCTGAGTGGAAGCCTATTGAAAAAGAACTATATCTGAAGGGAGTGGAGATATTCGGGAAAAACAG TTGTCTTATTGCAAGGAACTTACTTTCAGGCTTAAAGACTTGTATAGAGGTGTCCAGTTACATGCGTGAAAGTGGAGCTATGACGCCTCATAGATCTGTTGCACCAAGATCATTTCTAGAAGACAGTGGGAAGATTGATATAGATTATGCG GAGCAAGATATGCCAACAAGATCACGTTTACTTCGTAGGAGGGGAAGAGCACGGAAACTTAAATATTCTTGGAAGTCTGCTGGTCATCCATCATTTTGGAAAAGAATTGCTGATTGCAAAAATCAGTCCTGTAAGCAGTATACACCTTGTGGATGCCAGTCAATGTGTGGAAAACAGTGCCCTTGTCTGCATAATGGAACTTGCTGTGAGAAATATTGCGG GTGCTCGAAAAGTTGCAAAAATCGCTTCAGAGGATGCCACTGTGCAAAGAGCCAATGCAGAAGTCGACAATGCCCATGTTTTGCTGCGGGACGCGAATGTGACCCGGATATTTGTAGGAATTGTTGGGTTAG CTGTGGAGATGGTTCATTAGGAGAGCCTCCAAAACGAGGAGACGGCCAATGTGGAAACATGAGGCTTCTTCTAAGGCAGCAGCAGAGG ATCCTCTTGGCAAAATCTGATGTTGCTGGATGGGGAGCCTTTTTAAAG AAACCCGTCAACAAAAATGATTATCTTGGAGAATATACTGGTGAATTGATCTCTCATCGAGAAGCAGATAAGCGTGGGAAGATTTATGACCGTGCCAATTCATCATTCCTTTTTGACTTGAATGATCAG tttGTCCTTGATGCTTACCGGAAGGGGGATAAGCTGAAATTTGCGAACCATTCATCAAATCCTAATTGCTATGCAAAG GTAATGCTGGTAGTAGGAGACCATCGAGTAGGCATCTTTGCAAACGAGCGTATAGAAGCTAGCGAGGAGCTATTCTATGATTATCGTTATGGGCCAGACCAGACACCTGCATGGGCTCGAAAACCCGAAGGTTCCAAGAGAGATGATTCCACAGTTTCCCAAGGTAGAGCAAAGAAACACCAATCTCATTGA
- the LOC118041065 gene encoding histone-lysine N-methyltransferase EZA1 isoform X2, with translation MVSKSSDSASKFRKSDGEPPNNGIGNLTYKMNQLKKQIQAERVVSIKDKVERNRTKLVADVSQLRLASSRTFMGQNGVSKMISLRIGAPLCKYGGFAQGSADRDLINGHEVAVSTSTKLPFVEKIPPYTTWIFLDKNQRMAEDQSVVGRRRIYYDRHGSEALICSDSEEDIEPEEEKHEFSEDEDRFLWMVFQELGLAEEVLNIVSQFIGVGTSEIQERCRMLVEKYSNDQNVKDSIDSVSERGISLEKSLSAALDSFDNLFCRRCLLFDCRLHGCSQTLINPSEKLSCWSEYEDDRKPCSDQCSLQIRGNRNRRGQLSVLRVLKDLPEGSVNSPLHRTETATSAEEKKTAAASDAEEPGSVDLMIDERCISEKEITVISEAVGNLEPASGALNLDISAMVIHNQEYMRKRKVSQCTDIASDDSSKFPDDMQDFSKKQKRLLHLDVAAEDISSPDCGSTAKKATDQIEFQMTTKKTTNVSFEIASPGTEESIGDGSNDVFEVPEPKRSSSVERQVEGVLKKSEWKPIEKELYLKGVEIFGKNSCLIARNLLSGLKTCIEVSSYMRESGAMTPHRSVAPRSFLEDSGKIDIDYAEQDMPTRSRLLRRRGRARKLKYSWKSAGHPSFWKRIADCKNQSCKQYTPCGCQSMCGKQCPCLHNGTCCEKYCGCSKSCKNRFRGCHCAKSQCRSRQCPCFAAGRECDPDICRNCWVSCGDGSLGEPPKRGDGQCGNMRLLLRQQQRILLAKSDVAGWGAFLKKPVNKNDYLGEYTGELISHREADKRGKIYDRANSSFLFDLNDQFVLDAYRKGDKLKFANHSSNPNCYAKVMLVVGDHRVGIFANERIEASEELFYDYRYGPDQTPAWARKPEGSKRDDSTVSQGRAKKHQSH, from the exons ATGGTGTCAAAATCAAGCGACTCTGCCTCTAAATTCAGA AAATCAGATGGAGAACCGCCAAATAACGGTATTGGAAACCTGACATACAAGATGAATcagcttaaaaaacaaattcaagcggAAAGGGTTGTTTCGATAAAG GATAAAGTTGAGAGAAACAGAACGAAACTTGTAGCTGATGTTTCTCAGCTAAGATTAGCATCTTCAAGAACGTTTATGGGGCAGAATGGAGTTTCTAAAATGATTTCTTTGAGGATCGGAGCTCCTCTTTGTAAGTATGGTGGATTCGCTCAAGGATCGGCTGATAGAGATCTTATCAATGGTCATGAAGTAGCAGTCTCAACAAGTACCAAGCTTCCGTTTGTAGAGAAGATACCTCCGTATACTACCTGGATATTTTTGGACAA GAATCAGAGGATGGCTGAAGACCAGTCAGTGGTTGGCAGGAGACGCATATACTATGATCGACATGGCAGTGAAGCTCTGATTTGTAGTGACAGCGAAGAAGACATAGAACCAGAGGAAGAGAAACATGAATTTTCTGAGGACGAAGATCGCTTTTTGTG GATGGTCTTTCAGGAACTTGGACTAGCTGAGGAGGTGCTGAATATTGTTAGCCAGTTTATTGGAGTTGGCACTTCAGAAATCCAG GAGCGTTGTAGGATGCTCGTGGAAAAATATAGCAATGACCAAAATGTCAAAGATTCTATTGATTCAGTATCTGAGAGGGGCATATCTCTGGAAAAGAGCCTTAGTGCTGCTTTAGATTCTTTTGATAACCTATTCTGTCGCCGTTGCTTG CTATTTGACTGCCGCCTCCATGGCTGTTCCCAAACTTTGATCAATCCT AGTGAAAAGCTGTCATGCTGGTCTGAATATGAAGATGACAGGAAACCTTGCAGTGATCAATGTAGCCttcag ATAAGAGGGAATAGGAATAGGAGAGGTCAACTTTCTGTG CTAAGAGTTCTCAAAGACTTGCCTGAAGGTTCTGTTAATAGTCCCTTGCATAGGACAGAAACTGCAACTTCAGCTGAGGAAAAAAAGACTGCAGCAGCCTCAGATGCTGAAGAGCCAGGCAGTGTAGACCTCATGATAGATGAAAGATGTATTTCAGAGAAAGAAATAACTGTTATTTCAGAAGCTGTTGGTAACTTGGAACCTGCTTCTGGAGCTCTGAATTTGGATATTTCTGCTATGGTGATACATAACCAAGAATACATGCGAAAGCGCAAAGTGTCACAGTGTACAGATATAGCATCAGATGACTCGTCAAAGTTTCCTGATGATATGCAGGATTTTAGTAAGAAACAGAAAAGATTATTGCATTTGGATGTCGCTGCTGAAGATATATCAAGTCCTGATTGCGGATCAACTGCTAAAAAAGCAACTGATCAAATTGAATTTCAGATGACCACAAAAAAGACTACCAATGTTTCCTTCGAAATTGCTTCTCCTGGCACTGAGGAGAGCATTGGGGATGGATCAAACGATGTCTTTGAAGTGCCCGAACCAAAACGGTCATCCTCGGTAGAAAGACAAGTGGAGGGGGTTTTAAAAAAGTCTGAGTGGAAGCCTATTGAAAAAGAACTATATCTGAAGGGAGTGGAGATATTCGGGAAAAACAG TTGTCTTATTGCAAGGAACTTACTTTCAGGCTTAAAGACTTGTATAGAGGTGTCCAGTTACATGCGTGAAAGTGGAGCTATGACGCCTCATAGATCTGTTGCACCAAGATCATTTCTAGAAGACAGTGGGAAGATTGATATAGATTATGCG GAGCAAGATATGCCAACAAGATCACGTTTACTTCGTAGGAGGGGAAGAGCACGGAAACTTAAATATTCTTGGAAGTCTGCTGGTCATCCATCATTTTGGAAAAGAATTGCTGATTGCAAAAATCAGTCCTGTAAGCAGTATACACCTTGTGGATGCCAGTCAATGTGTGGAAAACAGTGCCCTTGTCTGCATAATGGAACTTGCTGTGAGAAATATTGCGG GTGCTCGAAAAGTTGCAAAAATCGCTTCAGAGGATGCCACTGTGCAAAGAGCCAATGCAGAAGTCGACAATGCCCATGTTTTGCTGCGGGACGCGAATGTGACCCGGATATTTGTAGGAATTGTTGGGTTAG CTGTGGAGATGGTTCATTAGGAGAGCCTCCAAAACGAGGAGACGGCCAATGTGGAAACATGAGGCTTCTTCTAAGGCAGCAGCAGAGG ATCCTCTTGGCAAAATCTGATGTTGCTGGATGGGGAGCCTTTTTAAAG AAACCCGTCAACAAAAATGATTATCTTGGAGAATATACTGGTGAATTGATCTCTCATCGAGAAGCAGATAAGCGTGGGAAGATTTATGACCGTGCCAATTCATCATTCCTTTTTGACTTGAATGATCAG tttGTCCTTGATGCTTACCGGAAGGGGGATAAGCTGAAATTTGCGAACCATTCATCAAATCCTAATTGCTATGCAAAG GTAATGCTGGTAGTAGGAGACCATCGAGTAGGCATCTTTGCAAACGAGCGTATAGAAGCTAGCGAGGAGCTATTCTATGATTATCGTTATGGGCCAGACCAGACACCTGCATGGGCTCGAAAACCCGAAGGTTCCAAGAGAGATGATTCCACAGTTTCCCAAGGTAGAGCAAAGAAACACCAATCTCATTGA
- the LOC118041065 gene encoding histone-lysine N-methyltransferase EZA1 isoform X3 produces MVSKSSDSASKFRVSFLTIFISLISKSDGEPPNNGIGNLTYKMNQLKKQIQAERVVSIKDKVERNRTKLVADVSQLRLASSRTFMGQNGVSKMISLRIGAPLCKYGGFAQGSADRDLINGHEVAVSTSTKLPFVEKIPPYTTWIFLDKNQRMAEDQSVVGRRRIYYDRHGSEALICSDSEEDIEPEEEKHEFSEDEDRFLWMVFQELGLAEEVLNIVSQFIGVGTSEIQERCRMLVEKYSNDQNVKDSIDSVSERGISLEKSLSAALDSFDNLFCRRCLLFDCRLHGCSQTLINPSEKLSCWSEYEDDRKPCSDQCSLQLRVLKDLPEGSVNSPLHRTETATSAEEKKTAAASDAEEPGSVDLMIDERCISEKEITVISEAVGNLEPASGALNLDISAMVIHNQEYMRKRKVSQCTDIASDDSSKFPDDMQDFSKKQKRLLHLDVAAEDISSPDCGSTAKKATDQIEFQMTTKKTTNVSFEIASPGTEESIGDGSNDVFEVPEPKRSSSVERQVEGVLKKSEWKPIEKELYLKGVEIFGKNSCLIARNLLSGLKTCIEVSSYMRESGAMTPHRSVAPRSFLEDSGKIDIDYAEQDMPTRSRLLRRRGRARKLKYSWKSAGHPSFWKRIADCKNQSCKQYTPCGCQSMCGKQCPCLHNGTCCEKYCGCSKSCKNRFRGCHCAKSQCRSRQCPCFAAGRECDPDICRNCWVSCGDGSLGEPPKRGDGQCGNMRLLLRQQQRILLAKSDVAGWGAFLKKPVNKNDYLGEYTGELISHREADKRGKIYDRANSSFLFDLNDQFVLDAYRKGDKLKFANHSSNPNCYAKVMLVVGDHRVGIFANERIEASEELFYDYRYGPDQTPAWARKPEGSKRDDSTVSQGRAKKHQSH; encoded by the exons ATGGTGTCAAAATCAAGCGACTCTGCCTCTAAATTCAGAGTCAGTTTCCTCACTATATTCATTTCTCTGATATCT AAATCAGATGGAGAACCGCCAAATAACGGTATTGGAAACCTGACATACAAGATGAATcagcttaaaaaacaaattcaagcggAAAGGGTTGTTTCGATAAAG GATAAAGTTGAGAGAAACAGAACGAAACTTGTAGCTGATGTTTCTCAGCTAAGATTAGCATCTTCAAGAACGTTTATGGGGCAGAATGGAGTTTCTAAAATGATTTCTTTGAGGATCGGAGCTCCTCTTTGTAAGTATGGTGGATTCGCTCAAGGATCGGCTGATAGAGATCTTATCAATGGTCATGAAGTAGCAGTCTCAACAAGTACCAAGCTTCCGTTTGTAGAGAAGATACCTCCGTATACTACCTGGATATTTTTGGACAA GAATCAGAGGATGGCTGAAGACCAGTCAGTGGTTGGCAGGAGACGCATATACTATGATCGACATGGCAGTGAAGCTCTGATTTGTAGTGACAGCGAAGAAGACATAGAACCAGAGGAAGAGAAACATGAATTTTCTGAGGACGAAGATCGCTTTTTGTG GATGGTCTTTCAGGAACTTGGACTAGCTGAGGAGGTGCTGAATATTGTTAGCCAGTTTATTGGAGTTGGCACTTCAGAAATCCAG GAGCGTTGTAGGATGCTCGTGGAAAAATATAGCAATGACCAAAATGTCAAAGATTCTATTGATTCAGTATCTGAGAGGGGCATATCTCTGGAAAAGAGCCTTAGTGCTGCTTTAGATTCTTTTGATAACCTATTCTGTCGCCGTTGCTTG CTATTTGACTGCCGCCTCCATGGCTGTTCCCAAACTTTGATCAATCCT AGTGAAAAGCTGTCATGCTGGTCTGAATATGAAGATGACAGGAAACCTTGCAGTGATCAATGTAGCCttcag CTAAGAGTTCTCAAAGACTTGCCTGAAGGTTCTGTTAATAGTCCCTTGCATAGGACAGAAACTGCAACTTCAGCTGAGGAAAAAAAGACTGCAGCAGCCTCAGATGCTGAAGAGCCAGGCAGTGTAGACCTCATGATAGATGAAAGATGTATTTCAGAGAAAGAAATAACTGTTATTTCAGAAGCTGTTGGTAACTTGGAACCTGCTTCTGGAGCTCTGAATTTGGATATTTCTGCTATGGTGATACATAACCAAGAATACATGCGAAAGCGCAAAGTGTCACAGTGTACAGATATAGCATCAGATGACTCGTCAAAGTTTCCTGATGATATGCAGGATTTTAGTAAGAAACAGAAAAGATTATTGCATTTGGATGTCGCTGCTGAAGATATATCAAGTCCTGATTGCGGATCAACTGCTAAAAAAGCAACTGATCAAATTGAATTTCAGATGACCACAAAAAAGACTACCAATGTTTCCTTCGAAATTGCTTCTCCTGGCACTGAGGAGAGCATTGGGGATGGATCAAACGATGTCTTTGAAGTGCCCGAACCAAAACGGTCATCCTCGGTAGAAAGACAAGTGGAGGGGGTTTTAAAAAAGTCTGAGTGGAAGCCTATTGAAAAAGAACTATATCTGAAGGGAGTGGAGATATTCGGGAAAAACAG TTGTCTTATTGCAAGGAACTTACTTTCAGGCTTAAAGACTTGTATAGAGGTGTCCAGTTACATGCGTGAAAGTGGAGCTATGACGCCTCATAGATCTGTTGCACCAAGATCATTTCTAGAAGACAGTGGGAAGATTGATATAGATTATGCG GAGCAAGATATGCCAACAAGATCACGTTTACTTCGTAGGAGGGGAAGAGCACGGAAACTTAAATATTCTTGGAAGTCTGCTGGTCATCCATCATTTTGGAAAAGAATTGCTGATTGCAAAAATCAGTCCTGTAAGCAGTATACACCTTGTGGATGCCAGTCAATGTGTGGAAAACAGTGCCCTTGTCTGCATAATGGAACTTGCTGTGAGAAATATTGCGG GTGCTCGAAAAGTTGCAAAAATCGCTTCAGAGGATGCCACTGTGCAAAGAGCCAATGCAGAAGTCGACAATGCCCATGTTTTGCTGCGGGACGCGAATGTGACCCGGATATTTGTAGGAATTGTTGGGTTAG CTGTGGAGATGGTTCATTAGGAGAGCCTCCAAAACGAGGAGACGGCCAATGTGGAAACATGAGGCTTCTTCTAAGGCAGCAGCAGAGG ATCCTCTTGGCAAAATCTGATGTTGCTGGATGGGGAGCCTTTTTAAAG AAACCCGTCAACAAAAATGATTATCTTGGAGAATATACTGGTGAATTGATCTCTCATCGAGAAGCAGATAAGCGTGGGAAGATTTATGACCGTGCCAATTCATCATTCCTTTTTGACTTGAATGATCAG tttGTCCTTGATGCTTACCGGAAGGGGGATAAGCTGAAATTTGCGAACCATTCATCAAATCCTAATTGCTATGCAAAG GTAATGCTGGTAGTAGGAGACCATCGAGTAGGCATCTTTGCAAACGAGCGTATAGAAGCTAGCGAGGAGCTATTCTATGATTATCGTTATGGGCCAGACCAGACACCTGCATGGGCTCGAAAACCCGAAGGTTCCAAGAGAGATGATTCCACAGTTTCCCAAGGTAGAGCAAAGAAACACCAATCTCATTGA
- the LOC118041065 gene encoding histone-lysine N-methyltransferase EZA1 isoform X4 has translation MNQLKKQIQAERVVSIKDKVERNRTKLVADVSQLRLASSRTFMGQNGVSKMISLRIGAPLCKYGGFAQGSADRDLINGHEVAVSTSTKLPFVEKIPPYTTWIFLDKNQRMAEDQSVVGRRRIYYDRHGSEALICSDSEEDIEPEEEKHEFSEDEDRFLWMVFQELGLAEEVLNIVSQFIGVGTSEIQERCRMLVEKYSNDQNVKDSIDSVSERGISLEKSLSAALDSFDNLFCRRCLLFDCRLHGCSQTLINPSEKLSCWSEYEDDRKPCSDQCSLQIRGNRNRRGQLSVLRVLKDLPEGSVNSPLHRTETATSAEEKKTAAASDAEEPGSVDLMIDERCISEKEITVISEAVGNLEPASGALNLDISAMVIHNQEYMRKRKVSQCTDIASDDSSKFPDDMQDFSKKQKRLLHLDVAAEDISSPDCGSTAKKATDQIEFQMTTKKTTNVSFEIASPGTEESIGDGSNDVFEVPEPKRSSSVERQVEGVLKKSEWKPIEKELYLKGVEIFGKNSCLIARNLLSGLKTCIEVSSYMRESGAMTPHRSVAPRSFLEDSGKIDIDYAEQDMPTRSRLLRRRGRARKLKYSWKSAGHPSFWKRIADCKNQSCKQYTPCGCQSMCGKQCPCLHNGTCCEKYCGCSKSCKNRFRGCHCAKSQCRSRQCPCFAAGRECDPDICRNCWVSCGDGSLGEPPKRGDGQCGNMRLLLRQQQRILLAKSDVAGWGAFLKKPVNKNDYLGEYTGELISHREADKRGKIYDRANSSFLFDLNDQFVLDAYRKGDKLKFANHSSNPNCYAKVMLVVGDHRVGIFANERIEASEELFYDYRYGPDQTPAWARKPEGSKRDDSTVSQGRAKKHQSH, from the exons ATGAATcagcttaaaaaacaaattcaagcggAAAGGGTTGTTTCGATAAAG GATAAAGTTGAGAGAAACAGAACGAAACTTGTAGCTGATGTTTCTCAGCTAAGATTAGCATCTTCAAGAACGTTTATGGGGCAGAATGGAGTTTCTAAAATGATTTCTTTGAGGATCGGAGCTCCTCTTTGTAAGTATGGTGGATTCGCTCAAGGATCGGCTGATAGAGATCTTATCAATGGTCATGAAGTAGCAGTCTCAACAAGTACCAAGCTTCCGTTTGTAGAGAAGATACCTCCGTATACTACCTGGATATTTTTGGACAA GAATCAGAGGATGGCTGAAGACCAGTCAGTGGTTGGCAGGAGACGCATATACTATGATCGACATGGCAGTGAAGCTCTGATTTGTAGTGACAGCGAAGAAGACATAGAACCAGAGGAAGAGAAACATGAATTTTCTGAGGACGAAGATCGCTTTTTGTG GATGGTCTTTCAGGAACTTGGACTAGCTGAGGAGGTGCTGAATATTGTTAGCCAGTTTATTGGAGTTGGCACTTCAGAAATCCAG GAGCGTTGTAGGATGCTCGTGGAAAAATATAGCAATGACCAAAATGTCAAAGATTCTATTGATTCAGTATCTGAGAGGGGCATATCTCTGGAAAAGAGCCTTAGTGCTGCTTTAGATTCTTTTGATAACCTATTCTGTCGCCGTTGCTTG CTATTTGACTGCCGCCTCCATGGCTGTTCCCAAACTTTGATCAATCCT AGTGAAAAGCTGTCATGCTGGTCTGAATATGAAGATGACAGGAAACCTTGCAGTGATCAATGTAGCCttcag ATAAGAGGGAATAGGAATAGGAGAGGTCAACTTTCTGTG CTAAGAGTTCTCAAAGACTTGCCTGAAGGTTCTGTTAATAGTCCCTTGCATAGGACAGAAACTGCAACTTCAGCTGAGGAAAAAAAGACTGCAGCAGCCTCAGATGCTGAAGAGCCAGGCAGTGTAGACCTCATGATAGATGAAAGATGTATTTCAGAGAAAGAAATAACTGTTATTTCAGAAGCTGTTGGTAACTTGGAACCTGCTTCTGGAGCTCTGAATTTGGATATTTCTGCTATGGTGATACATAACCAAGAATACATGCGAAAGCGCAAAGTGTCACAGTGTACAGATATAGCATCAGATGACTCGTCAAAGTTTCCTGATGATATGCAGGATTTTAGTAAGAAACAGAAAAGATTATTGCATTTGGATGTCGCTGCTGAAGATATATCAAGTCCTGATTGCGGATCAACTGCTAAAAAAGCAACTGATCAAATTGAATTTCAGATGACCACAAAAAAGACTACCAATGTTTCCTTCGAAATTGCTTCTCCTGGCACTGAGGAGAGCATTGGGGATGGATCAAACGATGTCTTTGAAGTGCCCGAACCAAAACGGTCATCCTCGGTAGAAAGACAAGTGGAGGGGGTTTTAAAAAAGTCTGAGTGGAAGCCTATTGAAAAAGAACTATATCTGAAGGGAGTGGAGATATTCGGGAAAAACAG TTGTCTTATTGCAAGGAACTTACTTTCAGGCTTAAAGACTTGTATAGAGGTGTCCAGTTACATGCGTGAAAGTGGAGCTATGACGCCTCATAGATCTGTTGCACCAAGATCATTTCTAGAAGACAGTGGGAAGATTGATATAGATTATGCG GAGCAAGATATGCCAACAAGATCACGTTTACTTCGTAGGAGGGGAAGAGCACGGAAACTTAAATATTCTTGGAAGTCTGCTGGTCATCCATCATTTTGGAAAAGAATTGCTGATTGCAAAAATCAGTCCTGTAAGCAGTATACACCTTGTGGATGCCAGTCAATGTGTGGAAAACAGTGCCCTTGTCTGCATAATGGAACTTGCTGTGAGAAATATTGCGG GTGCTCGAAAAGTTGCAAAAATCGCTTCAGAGGATGCCACTGTGCAAAGAGCCAATGCAGAAGTCGACAATGCCCATGTTTTGCTGCGGGACGCGAATGTGACCCGGATATTTGTAGGAATTGTTGGGTTAG CTGTGGAGATGGTTCATTAGGAGAGCCTCCAAAACGAGGAGACGGCCAATGTGGAAACATGAGGCTTCTTCTAAGGCAGCAGCAGAGG ATCCTCTTGGCAAAATCTGATGTTGCTGGATGGGGAGCCTTTTTAAAG AAACCCGTCAACAAAAATGATTATCTTGGAGAATATACTGGTGAATTGATCTCTCATCGAGAAGCAGATAAGCGTGGGAAGATTTATGACCGTGCCAATTCATCATTCCTTTTTGACTTGAATGATCAG tttGTCCTTGATGCTTACCGGAAGGGGGATAAGCTGAAATTTGCGAACCATTCATCAAATCCTAATTGCTATGCAAAG GTAATGCTGGTAGTAGGAGACCATCGAGTAGGCATCTTTGCAAACGAGCGTATAGAAGCTAGCGAGGAGCTATTCTATGATTATCGTTATGGGCCAGACCAGACACCTGCATGGGCTCGAAAACCCGAAGGTTCCAAGAGAGATGATTCCACAGTTTCCCAAGGTAGAGCAAAGAAACACCAATCTCATTGA